Proteins encoded within one genomic window of Oncorhynchus nerka isolate Pitt River linkage group LG9b, Oner_Uvic_2.0, whole genome shotgun sequence:
- the LOC115114102 gene encoding sodium/potassium-transporting ATPase subunit beta-3-like, producing MASNEDKPAVKEDENAGSWKDSIFNPRTGEFCGRTAKSWGLILLFYLVFYAFLAGMFVLTIWVMLLTLDDYVPKYRDRVPHPGLVIRPKQLDMLFNRSQPLQFAQYVQTLESFLQHYNDTEQERNVACAAGGYFEQEGEVGEQRKVCQFKRSDLSLCSGLSDSTFGYTEGRPCILLKMNRIIGLKPRGDPYVNCTAKRDTPIQMQYFPSEGRFDKMYFPYYGNKLHERYVQPLVAVKLLLNKDDYNTELTIECRIEGSDLRNNDDRDKFLGRVTFRITVKE from the exons ATGGCAAGTAATGAAGACAAACCGGCGGTGAAAGAGGATGAGAATGCTGGAAGCTGGAAAGattctatcttcaacccaaggaCCGGAGAGTTTTGTGGGCGCACAGCGAAGAGCTGGG GCCTCATTCTCCTGTTCTACCTGGTGTTCTATGCGTTCCTGGCTGGAATGTTCGTCCTCACCATTTGGGTCATGCTGCTGACACTGGACGACTATGTGCCAAAGTACCGCGACCGGGTGCCACACCCAG gGTTGGTCATCCGGCCCAAGCAATTGGATATGCTGTTTAACAGATCTCAACCTCTCCAGTTTGCCCAGTATGTCCAGACCTTAGAGTCTTTCCTGCAAC ATTACAATGACACGGAGCAGGAGAGGAATGTGGCGTGCGCGGCGGGGGGCTACTTTGAGCAGGAGGGCGAGGTGGGCGAGCAGAGGAAGGTTTGTCAGTTCAAGAGGAGCGATCTGAGCCTCTGCTCCGGCCTGTCCGACTCCACGTTTGGTTACACCGAGGGGAGACCCTGTATCCTCCTCAAAATGAATAGG ATCATTGGGCTGAAGCCGCGTGGAGATCCCTATGTCAACTGCACAGCAAAG AGGGACACCCCCATACAGATGCAGTACTTCCCTAGTGAGGGGCGGTTCGATAAAATGTATTTCCCTTACTACGGCAATAAGCTTCAT GAGAGGTATGTGCAGCCCCTGGTTGCGGTTAAGCTGTTGCTGAACAAGGACGACTACAACACAGAGCTGACCATCGAATGCCGGATCGAAGGATCTGACTTGCGCAACAACGACGATCGAGACAAGTTCCTGGGCCGTGTCACCTTCCGAATCACAGTCAAAGAGTAG
- the LOC115114103 gene encoding rhodopsin kinase grk7a-like, with product MCDMGGLDNLVANTAYLKAQGGDDKEMKKRRRSLSLPKAELCVAIRETVDKNFESLCERQPIGKKFFRQFLAATPEYINAAEFLDELNDWDLAEGADKDKQRTNMINKFCKDASKNFLTYLTAEIADKCKAVTDNDFDEVINVKVKEATREFLKGKPFTDYQTSPFFDKFLQWKEYEKQPISDKTFYEFRTLGKGGFGEVCAVQVKNSGQMYASKKLCKKRLKKKHGEKMALLEKQILEKVNSLFLVNLAYAYDTKTHLCLVMTLMNGGDLRYHIYYVSEKTKGIEMPRIIYYTAQICTGILHLHEMDIIYRDMKPENVLLDSFGQCRLSDLGLAVELPAGKTISQKAGTGAYMAPEILQDVPYRTSVDWWALGCSIYEMVAAYTPFKGPESGKQKVEKEEVQRRIINDEPPWEHKNFDAPTKAIIQEFLKKKTDERLGCKGGGEDPRKHEWFKAINFPRLEAGLIDPPWVPKPNVVYAKDTGDIAEFSEIKGIVFDANDEKFFKEIGTGAVAIPWQQEMIETGLFDELNDPNRKESAGGGDDEGKSGTCTLL from the exons ATGTGTGACATGGGGGGATTGGATAACCTTGTGGCCAACACGGCCTACCTGAAAGCCCAGGGTGGCGACGACAAGGAGATGAAAAAGCGTCGCCGAAGTCTGTCACTACCTAAGGCCGAGCTGTGTGTCGCCATCAGGGAAACTGTGGATAAGAACTTTGAGTCGCTCTGCGAGAGGCAGCCGATCGGCAAGAAGTTTTTCCGGCAGTTCCTGGCTGCTACCCCAGAGTACATCAATGCCGCTGAGTTCCTGGATGAGCTGAATGACTGGGATCTGGCGGAAGGCGCTGACAAGGACAAGCAGAGGACAAACATGATAAACAAGTTCTGCAAGGACGCCTCCAAGAACTTCCTGACCTACCTCACTGCGGAGATAGCCGACAAGTGCAAGGCAGTGACGGACAATGACTTTGATGAAGTGATCAATGTTAAGGTGAAGGAAGCCACACGGGAGTTTCTGAAAGGCAAACCCTTCACGGATTACCAAACTAGCCCCTTCTTTGACAAATTTCTGCAGTGGAAGGAGTACGAGAAGCAGCCCATCAGTGATAAAACCTTCTACGAGTTCAGAACTCTGGGCAAGGGAGGTTTCGGAGAG GTATGTGCCGTACAGGTGAAAAACTCAGGCCAGATGTACGCCTCCAAGAAACTGTGCAAGAAACGCCTGAAGAAGAAACATGGTGAGAAGATGGCCCTGCTGGAGAAGCAGATCCTGGAAAAGGTCAACAGCCTGTTCCTTGTCAACCTGGCCTACGCCTACGACACCAAGACCCACCTGTGCCTTGTCATGACTCTGATGAACGGCGGTGACCTCAGGTACCACATCTATTACGTCAGTGAGAAGACCAAGGGTATCGAGATGCCACGTATCATCTACTACACAGCACAGATCTGCACAGGCATCCTTCATCTGCATGAAATGGATATCATATACCGTGACATGAAGCCAGAGAACGTGCTGCTGGACAGCTTTGGCCAGTGCCGACTCTCTGATCTGGGTTTGGCCGTGGAGCTGCCCGCCGGAAAGACCATCTCCCAGAAG GCTGGAACCGGAGCATACATGGCCCCTGAGATCCTACAGGATGTTCCCTATAGGACGTCCGTGGACTGGTGGGCCCTGGGCTGCAGCATCTACGAGATGGTGGCCGCCTACACCCCTTTCAAGGGTCCCGAATCCGGGAAGCAGaaggtggagaaggaggaggtgcagCGTCGCATCATCAATGATGAACCCCCATGGGAGCACAAGAACTTTGACGCGCCCACCAAGGCCATCATCCAGGAGTTCCTTAAGAAGAAGACTGATGAACGCCTGGGCTGCAA GGGAGGAGGCGAGGATCCCCGAAAACACGAGTGGTTCAAGGCCATCAACTTCCCTCGTCTGGAGGCTGGTCTGATCGACCCACCTTGGGTGCCCAAGCCCAACGTGGTGTACGCCAAGGACACTGGCGACATTGCTGAGTTCTCTGAGATCAAGGGCATTGTGTTCGATGCCAACGATGAGAAGTTCTTCAAGGAGATTGGCACGGGAGCCGTGGCCATTCCATGGCAACAGGAGATGATAGAAACGGGACTGTTTGACGAGCTCAATGACCCCAACAGGAAAGAGTCCGCTGGGGGGGGTGACGACGAGGGAAAGTCTGGCACGTGCACACTGCTGTGA